The Rhodocytophaga rosea genome has a segment encoding these proteins:
- a CDS encoding M1 family metallopeptidase gives MYFSITDRSLLFCFLYFFICYTALQAQPNQFTRQDTLRGSITKERAWWDLTYYHLNIQVNPADSTIRGVNTIQYKVLQEYPLMQIDLQPPLNIEKVLQNGKELSFNREGNAYFIRLSGQQTPGSTQALSVFYSGKPQISKRPPWSGGITWKKDARGNPFIASTCQGDGASLWWPCKDHMYDEPDSMLISVRVPKNLTNVSNGRLRKTERHKDGTTTYHWFVSNPINNYGVNINIGDYVHFSEKYKGEKGELDCDYYVLRDNLGKAKEQFKEVKRMLEAFEYWFGPYPFYEDSYKLVETPYLGMEHQSSVTYGNGYQNGYLGRDLSQTGYGLKFDFIIVHESGHEWFANNITYQDIADMWIHESFTAYSENLFLDYHVGKEASAAYVLGTRSNIANDRPIIGTYSVNKSGSVDMYYKGANMLHTLRQIVNDDKKWRDMLRGLNQKFYHQTVTTAQIENYLSKKSGKDLTPFFNQYLRTTQIPALEYRLMGNTLSYRWGSCVEGFAIPVKVWINGEERWLEPTKQWKSIENLPANTTLKVDPNFYVIPFDLTIK, from the coding sequence ATGTACTTCTCCATTACCGACAGAAGTTTACTTTTCTGTTTTCTCTACTTTTTTATTTGCTATACTGCTTTACAAGCACAGCCTAACCAGTTTACCAGGCAGGATACTTTACGGGGTTCGATTACAAAAGAAAGAGCATGGTGGGATCTCACCTATTATCATCTCAACATACAAGTTAATCCGGCCGATAGCACTATTCGAGGCGTAAATACCATTCAATATAAGGTTTTACAGGAATACCCACTTATGCAGATCGATCTTCAACCGCCATTGAATATTGAGAAAGTGCTGCAAAATGGTAAAGAACTATCCTTCAACCGAGAAGGAAATGCCTATTTTATCCGCTTGTCCGGGCAGCAAACACCTGGGTCTACGCAGGCATTATCAGTGTTTTACAGCGGCAAACCTCAGATAAGCAAACGGCCGCCCTGGAGCGGAGGTATTACCTGGAAAAAAGATGCCAGAGGCAATCCATTTATTGCCTCTACCTGCCAGGGTGATGGCGCAAGTTTGTGGTGGCCTTGCAAAGATCACATGTATGACGAACCAGATAGTATGCTCATCAGTGTACGGGTACCTAAAAATCTGACAAATGTGTCGAATGGAAGGCTCAGAAAAACCGAGCGCCACAAAGATGGAACTACCACCTATCACTGGTTTGTATCGAATCCCATCAATAATTATGGGGTAAATATTAATATTGGTGATTATGTGCATTTTTCTGAAAAATATAAAGGCGAAAAAGGCGAACTGGATTGCGACTATTATGTATTGAGAGACAATCTGGGGAAAGCAAAAGAGCAGTTTAAAGAAGTAAAGCGGATGCTGGAGGCCTTTGAATACTGGTTTGGCCCGTACCCTTTCTATGAAGATAGTTATAAACTGGTAGAAACCCCCTATCTGGGCATGGAACACCAGAGTTCTGTTACCTATGGCAATGGTTACCAGAATGGATACTTAGGGCGTGATTTGAGCCAGACTGGCTATGGATTGAAATTCGATTTTATTATTGTACATGAATCCGGACATGAGTGGTTTGCCAATAACATTACCTACCAGGACATAGCCGATATGTGGATTCACGAAAGTTTTACGGCCTATTCTGAAAACCTGTTCCTGGATTACCATGTTGGAAAAGAAGCCAGTGCAGCCTATGTACTGGGCACCAGATCTAATATTGCAAACGACCGGCCTATCATCGGAACTTATAGTGTGAACAAAAGTGGTTCTGTTGATATGTATTATAAAGGAGCCAACATGCTCCATACCTTACGGCAGATTGTGAATGATGATAAAAAGTGGCGGGATATGCTCAGGGGCCTCAACCAGAAATTTTATCACCAGACCGTAACTACTGCCCAGATTGAAAATTATTTAAGCAAAAAGTCTGGAAAAGACCTCACACCCTTTTTTAACCAGTATCTGCGCACCACTCAAATTCCTGCCCTGGAATACCGGCTTATGGGTAACACACTCTCTTACCGCTGGGGTTCTTGTGTGGAAGGTTTTGCCATACCTGTGAAAGTCTGGATAAATGGTGAGGAAAGATGGCTGGAACCTACCAAACAATGGAAATCTATAGAAAACCTTCCGGCAAACACAACACTTAAAGTAGATCCTAATTTCTATGTAATTCCTTTCGATCTAACCATCAAATAA
- a CDS encoding helix-turn-helix domain-containing protein, which translates to MRYIKKITDKQKQDLEKIHKDSKSYQERNRCQCILLSNQGYQVQKLASIFQVSQLSIYKWFDRFEKTGVVGLKNQKGKGRKPILTTSNATHVEVVENSIEKEKQQLKLAKREIEAKLGTAMSEMTLKRFLKKLTADGNVSVNG; encoded by the coding sequence ATGCGTTATATCAAGAAGATTACAGACAAGCAAAAACAAGACTTAGAGAAGATTCATAAAGATAGTAAAAGTTATCAGGAACGTAACCGTTGCCAATGTATACTGTTATCCAATCAAGGCTATCAAGTACAGAAGTTAGCAAGCATTTTTCAAGTAAGTCAGTTAAGTATTTATAAGTGGTTTGATCGCTTTGAGAAAACAGGTGTGGTAGGGTTAAAGAACCAAAAAGGGAAAGGCAGAAAACCCATCCTTACTACCAGTAATGCTACCCATGTTGAAGTAGTGGAAAATAGCATAGAGAAAGAAAAACAACAACTTAAATTAGCTAAGCGAGAGATAGAAGCTAAATTAGGCACGGCTATGAGTGAGATGACCTTGAAGCGGTTTTTAAAAAAATTGACTGCCGATGGAAACGTTTCCGTAAATGGATAA
- a CDS encoding PEP/pyruvate-binding domain-containing protein, with amino-acid sequence MPDMISISPFVIGFEDIDRSKIRIAGGKGANLGELSRIERIPVPDGFCITTEAFKRIMEEDVSVKDLLEQLSLLKVDDRNKITQLSREIRSLIECIAVPEEIHNEIIRFHSILGEEHAYARW; translated from the coding sequence ATGCCAGATATGATTAGTATAAGTCCATTTGTTATTGGTTTTGAGGACATTGATAGATCAAAAATCAGGATAGCTGGAGGTAAGGGGGCCAACCTGGGGGAACTTTCCAGGATAGAAAGAATCCCGGTACCGGATGGTTTTTGTATTACTACAGAAGCCTTTAAAAGAATTATGGAAGAAGACGTTTCTGTTAAGGACTTACTGGAGCAGCTTTCCCTGTTAAAGGTGGATGACAGAAATAAGATCACCCAATTGAGCAGAGAGATTCGCAGCCTCATCGAATGTATTGCAGTTCCAGAAGAAATCCATAATGAAATCATTCGCTTTCACTCCATACTTGGAGAGGAACATGCGTATGCCAGATGGTGA
- a CDS encoding IS630 family transposase: MLTFLLQRYYAPLAAKGVVSHWKVYYQDESRFGLMTVLRRAITLAGIKPVGAYQHRFIYRYCYGLVEPLTGDHFFITAPQVNTLYFEYMLEEFSRHQPQVFKFIFVDKAGYHRAKALQVPQNIRLVYLPSSNPELNPVERLWGDMKNKVAFHNFSHEQELEAWITNTAKSYGQRQIASLTGYPYILEAISKITTSME; encoded by the coding sequence GTGCTCACTTTCCTCTTACAGCGCTACTATGCTCCTTTGGCTGCCAAAGGGGTAGTCAGCCATTGGAAGGTGTACTATCAGGATGAGAGCCGCTTTGGTTTGATGACTGTTTTGAGAAGAGCCATCACCCTTGCCGGCATAAAACCGGTAGGAGCCTATCAGCACCGCTTCATCTACCGCTACTGCTATGGATTGGTAGAACCGCTGACAGGAGATCACTTCTTTATTACTGCCCCACAGGTTAACACGCTTTACTTTGAGTATATGCTTGAGGAGTTTAGCCGCCATCAACCGCAAGTGTTCAAGTTTATCTTTGTAGACAAAGCAGGCTATCACCGGGCAAAAGCCTTGCAAGTGCCCCAAAATATCCGCCTGGTGTATTTACCTTCTTCCAACCCTGAACTCAATCCGGTCGAAAGGCTGTGGGGGGATATGAAAAACAAAGTAGCTTTTCACAACTTCAGCCATGAACAAGAACTGGAAGCCTGGATCACTAATACGGCTAAAAGTTATGGGCAAAGACAGATCGCCTCTCTAACCGGATACCCTTACATTTTAGAAGCCATCAGCAAGATTACAACCTCTATGGAATAG
- a CDS encoding DUF7619 domain-containing protein, whose amino-acid sequence MPKALLTIFLFITFFSFCYSQDIDTTMWVTDSPVSSIARSGNTIYIAGFFRHVGPNTGSGVILNRSDGKLASAPLLKINGIVRASISDGKGGWFIGGDFTQVGGVIRNRLAHILANGNLDPTWNPDANAAIHILAMNGNVIYAGGDFTTIGGQTRNSLAALDITTGQATDWNPSPNYRVSTLAIVGNVVYAGGSFTSIGGQSRNFLAALDVTTGQATDWNPNSNNAVNTLAIADNVVYVGGYFNRIGDQFRNLVAALDITTGQATSWNPNVNDGSYIHTLAVSRNVVYIGGGFTGIGGKTRNNLAALDIITGQVTDWNPNSSNKVNTLSIVDNVIYAGGEFTTIGGQTRNSLAALNATTGQVTDWNPNPNLRVNTLSIAGNAVYAGGDFTSICGETRIGLAALNATTGQVTDWNPNPKNGNVHALAVSNNLVYIGGTFTSIGGQPRNNLAVFDATTGQITGWNPDPDSWIYAIAVSRSLVYVGGYFNRLGGQSRNYLAALDATTGQPTDWNPDPNNVIRQLVIAENVVYVAGDFIRIGGQMRNRLAALDATTGQATDWNPDPNHSVNTLSIAGNVVYVGGFFSRIGGQSRNYLAALDATTSHATNWNPNPNSWIKVIAVSGNLVYTGGDFTSIGGQSRVGFSALDATTGQVTTWNPNPNGGIGSLLVSGNVIYGGGAFTKIGGQPRKNFVAFGRPLSESNLIKGSIYEDTNGDCVKNSNEKGIANRVVVAQPGNYFTSSDSLGNYTLKVDADSYTVGQVIQADKANLIKQVCPVNPITHTIHFTGSADTVTGKDFANQTTLQSLLTVSVSSNRRRRCMTNMTTVSYCNSGTAGAENTKVHVKLPEYVVLKSANIPYTLDKEGNYVFSIGSLAANACGSISIQDSVICGNSSIRNLTQCTKAWITPANSRTPSGNWDQSDISLKAKCLDNGRVRLGMYNMGTGHMADSTAFRIYLDAQLVFTANYKLSKGDSLILQVPANGRTVRLEADQHPHHPSRKQSFITIEACGTHGDGTVSKGYVNQQTQEEEEPEIATECLPIIDSYDPNDKAVSPQGVTENHYTPTGKALDYTVRFQNTGTDVAYKVVVVDTLSSDLDISTLQVGTVSHGYKMSVSGKGKPVLTFTFDNILLPDSTRDQLGSNGFIKFSIKPKADLPEKTIIENYADIFFDFNEPIRTNTVFNSIYDLPPVVVESTKLDQSIICQTTNTTIQAGISRSMCVQDTVVMQAIAPLVGKGRWKLVRGKGVFQDRESATTLISGLAYGENVFEWSIAANSCGSDSLRSLVKITRNKKPEINILLLDSICGQGSVNIEVSGSSKGDYNWYAAQDTSVVIGKEAIFTTPVLSSSTTYYVAAVEEGCESVKVPVRVAVHKIPARPVITLVGDSLVSSIVASSYEWYLNGSKLEVNSRKIEAKENGMYTIKVIEGACTSKLSEPYTYEKVPTGIDEQASQLEIYPNPTTGFVYIIIPASVKAQVSLQDGMGRKLLTKSILSNGGQTEIPLQGIKPGMYVLIIETQGSLCMKKLLVK is encoded by the coding sequence ATGCCCAAAGCTTTACTCACAATTTTTCTATTTATTACATTTTTCTCATTCTGTTATTCTCAAGATATAGATACTACCATGTGGGTGACAGATAGTCCTGTTTCTTCTATAGCAAGGTCTGGTAATACAATTTATATAGCAGGGTTTTTTAGGCATGTAGGGCCTAACACAGGAAGTGGCGTAATCCTCAATCGAAGTGATGGAAAGCTGGCATCTGCTCCCTTATTAAAGATAAATGGAATTGTTCGTGCTTCTATTTCTGATGGTAAAGGAGGATGGTTTATAGGGGGAGATTTTACCCAGGTGGGAGGAGTAATAAGAAATAGATTAGCTCATATTCTAGCAAATGGTAACTTAGATCCAACCTGGAACCCCGATGCAAACGCTGCAATTCATATCCTAGCCATGAATGGAAATGTGATCTATGCTGGTGGTGATTTTACTACTATAGGTGGTCAAACGAGGAATAGTTTAGCAGCCCTTGATATAACCACCGGCCAGGCTACAGACTGGAATCCTAGTCCAAACTATAGAGTCAGTACCCTTGCCATTGTCGGAAATGTGGTTTATGCAGGAGGATCATTCACTAGTATAGGTGGTCAATCTAGAAACTTTCTAGCGGCCCTTGATGTAACCACAGGTCAGGCTACCGACTGGAATCCCAACTCTAATAATGCAGTTAACACTTTAGCAATTGCTGATAATGTGGTCTATGTGGGAGGATACTTCAATAGAATAGGTGATCAATTCAGAAATTTAGTAGCAGCCCTTGATATAACCACAGGTCAGGCTACCAGCTGGAATCCTAATGTAAATGATGGTAGTTATATTCATACCCTAGCTGTATCAAGAAATGTAGTTTATATCGGAGGAGGCTTTACTGGTATAGGTGGTAAAACTAGAAACAATCTAGCAGCCCTTGATATAATCACCGGCCAGGTTACCGATTGGAATCCTAATTCTAGTAATAAAGTTAATACTCTTTCCATTGTTGATAATGTGATCTATGCTGGTGGTGAGTTTACTACTATAGGTGGTCAAACGAGGAATAGTTTAGCAGCCCTTAATGCTACCACTGGCCAAGTTACCGACTGGAATCCTAATCCAAATCTTAGAGTTAATACTCTTTCCATTGCTGGAAATGCGGTCTATGCCGGAGGTGATTTTACAAGTATATGTGGTGAGACCAGAATTGGTTTAGCAGCCCTTAATGCTACCACTGGCCAAGTTACCGACTGGAATCCTAATCCAAAAAATGGTAATGTTCATGCCCTGGCTGTTTCAAATAATCTGGTTTATATAGGAGGGACATTCACTAGCATTGGTGGTCAACCAAGGAATAACTTAGCAGTTTTTGATGCAACAACAGGTCAGATTACCGGCTGGAACCCTGATCCAGACTCTTGGATTTATGCTATAGCTGTGTCAAGAAGCTTGGTCTATGTGGGAGGATACTTCAACAGGTTAGGTGGCCAATCCAGAAACTATTTAGCTGCTCTTGATGCTACCACAGGTCAGCCTACCGACTGGAACCCTGATCCAAATAATGTAATTCGACAACTGGTTATTGCTGAGAATGTAGTCTATGTCGCAGGAGACTTCATTAGAATAGGCGGCCAAATGAGAAATCGTTTAGCTGCTCTTGATGCTACCACCGGCCAGGCTACCGATTGGAATCCTGATCCAAATCATAGTGTTAATACTCTTTCCATCGCTGGAAATGTGGTCTATGTCGGAGGATTCTTCAGTAGAATAGGTGGTCAATCCAGAAACTATTTAGCTGCTCTTGATGCTACCACAAGTCATGCTACAAACTGGAACCCTAATCCAAACTCTTGGATAAAAGTTATAGCTGTATCGGGAAACCTGGTCTATACCGGAGGTGATTTTACTAGTATAGGCGGCCAATCCAGAGTTGGTTTTTCTGCTCTTGATGCTACTACTGGACAGGTTACCACCTGGAATCCTAATCCAAACGGTGGCATTGGTAGTCTTCTTGTGTCAGGAAATGTTATCTATGGTGGAGGAGCATTTACCAAAATTGGTGGCCAACCCAGAAAGAATTTCGTAGCATTTGGGCGACCCCTATCCGAGTCTAACCTTATAAAAGGCAGTATCTATGAAGATACTAACGGCGATTGTGTCAAGAATAGCAATGAAAAAGGAATAGCTAATAGAGTGGTTGTGGCTCAGCCTGGAAATTACTTTACTTCCAGTGATTCTTTAGGAAATTATACACTTAAGGTAGATGCTGACAGTTATACAGTTGGACAAGTAATCCAGGCGGATAAAGCCAACCTTATCAAACAAGTATGTCCGGTAAATCCTATTACGCATACTATTCATTTTACGGGTTCTGCTGATACTGTCACCGGTAAAGACTTTGCTAATCAAACTACGCTTCAATCACTTCTTACGGTGAGTGTTTCGTCGAATCGCAGAAGAAGGTGTATGACCAACATGACTACAGTCTCATATTGTAACAGCGGTACAGCAGGAGCAGAAAACACCAAAGTACATGTAAAGCTCCCGGAGTATGTCGTCTTAAAAAGTGCTAATATCCCATATACGCTAGACAAAGAGGGTAATTATGTTTTCAGTATTGGATCTTTAGCTGCTAATGCTTGTGGAAGTATTAGTATTCAGGATTCAGTGATTTGTGGTAATTCTTCTATTCGTAATCTCACCCAATGTACCAAAGCCTGGATCACGCCAGCTAATAGCAGAACGCCTTCCGGAAACTGGGATCAGTCAGATATTAGTTTGAAAGCCAAATGTTTGGATAATGGCAGGGTACGCTTAGGTATGTATAATATGGGTACTGGTCATATGGCCGATAGCACCGCTTTCAGGATTTATCTGGATGCTCAGCTTGTGTTTACAGCCAATTATAAGCTTAGTAAGGGAGACAGCCTGATCTTGCAAGTTCCTGCCAATGGCCGGACAGTTAGATTAGAAGCCGATCAACATCCCCATCACCCTTCAAGAAAACAAAGTTTTATTACAATTGAAGCCTGTGGAACGCATGGTGATGGCACAGTTAGCAAAGGCTATGTAAATCAGCAAACCCAAGAGGAGGAAGAACCTGAAATAGCTACAGAATGCCTGCCTATTATTGATTCCTATGATCCCAATGATAAAGCCGTTTCTCCGCAAGGTGTTACAGAAAACCATTATACGCCTACCGGTAAAGCCTTAGATTACACTGTACGTTTTCAAAATACAGGAACAGATGTAGCCTACAAAGTAGTAGTAGTAGATACCTTATCCTCCGACCTGGATATAAGCACATTGCAAGTAGGAACGGTTTCTCATGGGTATAAAATGAGTGTGTCCGGCAAAGGTAAACCAGTGCTTACATTTACTTTCGATAACATTCTCCTGCCTGATAGCACCAGAGATCAATTAGGGAGCAATGGATTTATAAAATTTAGTATCAAACCAAAAGCTGATCTGCCGGAGAAAACCATTATAGAGAATTATGCAGACATCTTCTTTGATTTTAATGAGCCGATCCGAACCAATACGGTGTTTAACTCCATTTATGATCTGCCGCCAGTTGTAGTAGAATCAACCAAATTAGATCAAAGTATCATTTGTCAAACAACTAATACTACTATTCAAGCAGGCATAAGCCGATCAATGTGTGTCCAAGATACTGTAGTGATGCAAGCCATAGCGCCATTGGTAGGGAAAGGCCGATGGAAACTAGTGCGTGGAAAAGGTGTCTTCCAAGATCGGGAAAGCGCCACTACACTTATCTCCGGCTTAGCCTATGGAGAAAATGTATTTGAATGGAGTATTGCTGCTAATTCTTGCGGCAGTGATTCTCTAAGAAGTCTAGTGAAGATCACTCGAAATAAAAAACCGGAAATTAATATCCTATTATTGGATAGCATTTGCGGACAAGGCTCTGTTAACATCGAGGTAAGTGGAAGCAGCAAAGGAGACTATAACTGGTACGCAGCCCAAGATACATCCGTGGTGATTGGGAAGGAAGCCATATTTACTACACCTGTACTTTCTTCCTCTACCACTTACTATGTAGCGGCTGTTGAAGAAGGCTGTGAAAGTGTAAAAGTACCAGTACGAGTTGCAGTTCATAAAATCCCTGCTAGGCCGGTCATTACATTAGTAGGGGATAGTTTAGTCTCTTCAATCGTGGCCTCTAGTTATGAATGGTATCTTAATGGTAGTAAGCTGGAAGTAAATAGCCGGAAAATCGAGGCAAAAGAGAATGGTATGTATACAATCAAAGTTATAGAAGGTGCTTGTACTTCTAAGTTGTCTGAGCCTTATACCTATGAGAAAGTGCCTACAGGTATAGATGAGCAGGCTTCACAGCTAGAAATTTATCCTAACCCAACGACCGGTTTTGTATATATCATAATTCCTGCAAGTGTTAAAGCGCAGGTAAGTTTACAGGATGGCATGGGAAGAAAACTACTTACTAAAAGTATCCTGAGTAATGGTGGCCAAACGGAAATACCTCTACAGGGAATCAAACCAGGTATGTATGTTCTAATCATAGAAACTCAAGGGAGCCTCTGCATGAAAAAACTACTTGTTAAGTAG
- a CDS encoding ATP-binding protein, with amino-acid sequence MPINLNDLINATTVESERIEFKASWNPEDIMHTLCAFANDFHNLGGGYVIVGIEEHNGMPILPPKGLLPDQVDACQKKLFEISKRIVPEYFPVSSVEVYQGKHILVLWATGGDNRPYKCPKNIVLNPIYNYYIRKGSNTVKANPDEERQLYELANRIPFDDRINHTASIEDLKFPLIQSFLKDVGSELYQRATNIPFHELCQQLQVLKGSSEYLRPVNVGLLLFNEHPIKFFKGARIDVVTYIDSIGDEMEERIFEGPVHVQLRDALKHIQNTVIAQRIRKVENQAEAQRFYNYPFAAIEEALANAIFHRSYELQDPVEVNIRHDKIEILSFPGPIPPVDNEDLKKDRVVARSYRNRRIGDFLKELRLTEGRGTGIPKIRRAMSNNGSPNPVFETDDSRTYFLVTLPIHRSFLPSVPLPFTDKDDITLARRILALCKTPHSRSEILEYIGVKSNAFYYRKYIIPLVQANLLELTIPDKISSKNQKYITTEEGIIVSRK; translated from the coding sequence TTGCCTATTAATTTAAATGATTTAATCAACGCAACCACTGTTGAAAGTGAACGTATTGAATTTAAAGCATCATGGAATCCGGAAGATATTATGCACACACTTTGTGCCTTTGCTAATGATTTTCATAACCTGGGAGGGGGTTATGTAATTGTTGGAATTGAAGAACACAATGGTATGCCTATTTTACCTCCCAAAGGACTTTTACCAGATCAGGTGGATGCCTGTCAAAAGAAGTTATTTGAGATCAGCAAGCGGATTGTGCCGGAATACTTTCCCGTTTCCTCAGTAGAGGTTTATCAAGGTAAGCATATTTTAGTTTTGTGGGCAACGGGAGGTGACAACCGGCCCTATAAGTGTCCTAAAAATATTGTCCTCAATCCTATATATAATTACTACATAAGAAAAGGTTCCAATACGGTAAAAGCCAATCCGGATGAGGAGCGTCAGTTATATGAATTAGCCAACCGGATTCCTTTCGATGATAGAATTAATCATACTGCTTCTATAGAGGATTTGAAATTCCCTTTAATCCAGTCATTTTTAAAAGATGTTGGCAGTGAGCTTTACCAGAGAGCTACTAATATCCCTTTCCATGAGCTATGTCAGCAGTTACAAGTTTTAAAAGGCTCATCTGAGTATCTAAGGCCTGTTAATGTAGGACTACTCTTATTTAATGAGCATCCTATAAAGTTTTTTAAAGGCGCCAGAATTGATGTGGTAACTTATATTGATTCCATAGGAGACGAAATGGAAGAACGTATTTTTGAAGGTCCTGTTCATGTTCAGCTTCGAGATGCACTGAAACATATCCAAAATACTGTAATTGCCCAACGGATAAGAAAAGTTGAAAATCAGGCTGAAGCTCAGCGGTTTTATAATTATCCTTTTGCTGCCATAGAAGAGGCATTGGCGAATGCCATTTTTCACCGTAGCTATGAGCTACAAGATCCGGTAGAAGTAAACATTAGGCATGACAAAATTGAAATCCTCTCGTTTCCTGGGCCAATTCCTCCGGTTGATAATGAAGATCTAAAGAAAGACAGAGTAGTAGCCAGAAGCTATAGAAACAGACGAATTGGAGATTTTTTGAAGGAATTGAGATTAACTGAAGGAAGGGGTACAGGTATACCTAAAATTCGTAGAGCCATGAGTAATAATGGCTCACCCAATCCGGTTTTTGAAACAGATGATAGCAGAACTTATTTTCTGGTGACACTGCCTATACATAGAAGTTTCTTGCCTTCTGTACCTTTACCATTTACTGATAAAGATGATATTACTCTTGCCAGGCGTATTCTCGCCTTATGTAAAACACCTCATAGCAGAAGTGAGATATTAGAATATATAGGAGTAAAATCTAATGCTTTTTATTATCGCAAATACATTATTCCACTGGTTCAAGCTAATTTATTAGAATTGACCATTCCTGATAAGATCAGTAGTAAAAATCAGAAATATATAACTACAGAAGAGGGCATAATTGTATCACGAAAGTAG
- a CDS encoding helix-turn-helix domain-containing protein yields the protein MGRVTKTELIESAEQLLKMSKKIAHPLAGARLRAFYLYKSGQAKAYGQIAAAVGYERHAVGQWFRLYKQKGLQACLQIDPGGHKRASQIAGKVLEQLKAKLADPNNYFTSYKQIHEWLHTAHGIDLSYEHVHWFVHRQLGAKLKVVRKSNLKKDLAYEQKYKKN from the coding sequence ATGGGAAGAGTAACCAAAACTGAGCTCATCGAGAGTGCCGAGCAGTTGCTGAAGATGAGCAAAAAAATAGCCCATCCGCTAGCCGGAGCCAGACTGCGGGCTTTTTACCTCTACAAGAGTGGGCAGGCTAAAGCGTATGGACAAATAGCTGCTGCCGTAGGCTATGAGCGTCATGCAGTGGGCCAGTGGTTCCGGCTTTACAAACAGAAAGGGCTGCAAGCCTGTCTTCAGATAGATCCGGGCGGCCACAAAAGGGCATCACAGATTGCAGGTAAAGTACTTGAGCAGTTGAAGGCAAAGCTTGCTGATCCAAACAACTATTTTACTTCTTATAAGCAAATCCATGAGTGGTTGCACACGGCGCATGGCATTGATCTGAGCTATGAGCATGTACATTGGTTTGTCCACCGACAGCTGGGGGCAAAGCTGAAAGTGGTTAGAAAGAGCAACCTGAAAAAGGATCTAGCCTATGAGCAGAAGTATAAAAAAAACTAA
- a CDS encoding PEP-utilizing enzyme has product MEEANLEEGDILVTAFTDPSWTPLFVSIKGLVTEVGGLMTHGAVIAREYGLPAVVGVENATRLIKDGQRIRVNGTDGYIEIL; this is encoded by the coding sequence ATGGAAGAGGCGAATCTGGAGGAAGGAGATATATTAGTTACCGCCTTTACTGATCCCAGCTGGACACCCCTGTTTGTATCGATTAAAGGCCTGGTTACCGAAGTGGGCGGACTGATGACCCATGGAGCCGTGATCGCCCGTGAATATGGCTTGCCAGCCGTAGTCGGCGTAGAAAATGCGACCAGACTGATCAAAGATGGGCAGAGAATCCGGGTGAATGGAACAGATGGATATATAGAAATCCTGTAA
- a CDS encoding TetR/AcrR family transcriptional regulator, with the protein MRTRDREKEKMVIEKAIELLVKDGFEGFSMGKLAKACNISVATLYIYYRDKDDLIKKLGVEEVRRMMELMTKDFSPDMSFEEGLKKQWENRAGYVLTNPNRAEFSEIILNSPHCKYVLTEVNSDLKVILETFIQKAINHKELLPMPMAVFWSVAYGPLYNLLRFHKEAEVRGKSFTFSNEIMYQTLELVLKALKP; encoded by the coding sequence ATGCGAACCAGAGATAGAGAAAAAGAAAAAATGGTTATAGAAAAAGCCATCGAACTTCTGGTAAAAGATGGATTTGAAGGTTTTAGTATGGGCAAACTTGCAAAAGCCTGTAATATTTCCGTAGCCACCCTCTACATTTATTATAGAGACAAAGATGATCTGATCAAAAAGCTTGGCGTGGAAGAGGTCCGCCGGATGATGGAATTGATGACAAAAGACTTCTCCCCTGATATGTCTTTTGAAGAAGGCTTAAAAAAGCAGTGGGAGAACAGAGCCGGGTATGTACTCACCAACCCGAATAGGGCTGAATTTTCTGAAATTATCCTGAATTCTCCCCACTGTAAATATGTGCTAACTGAAGTAAACAGCGATTTGAAGGTGATCCTGGAAACTTTCATTCAAAAAGCAATCAACCATAAAGAATTACTGCCAATGCCGATGGCTGTATTCTGGAGTGTGGCCTATGGACCGCTATACAATTTGCTACGTTTTCATAAAGAAGCGGAAGTTAGAGGTAAGTCTTTTACATTTTCAAATGAAATCATGTATCAAACACTTGAACTGGTATTGAAAGCATTGAAACCGTAA